One segment of Amycolatopsis alba DSM 44262 DNA contains the following:
- a CDS encoding haloalkane dehalogenase, producing the protein MRLLRTPDDRFSDLPDFDFEPRYAEIVDLHGGVIRVGYVEAGPADGPPVLLLHGEPTWSYLYRKVIPVLADAGLRAIAPDLVGFGRSDKPGDMVDHTYQRHVEWMRAFAFDVLDLTDVTLVGQDWGGLIGLRLVAENPDRFSRVVAANTGLPTGDTDMPEIWHKFRDTMENAQVIDVGRFVQSGCQTKLSEEVRAAYDAPFPNEMYKAAPRAMPSLVPITPDDPASAANRAALKALSEMDKPFLVSFSDGDPITAPWGLELRGSMRGARELEHPTITGAGHFLQEDAGVRLGEVIARFAAS; encoded by the coding sequence GTGCGCCTTTTGAGGACACCGGACGACCGGTTCTCGGACCTGCCCGATTTCGATTTCGAACCGCGTTACGCGGAAATCGTCGACCTCCACGGCGGCGTGATCAGAGTGGGTTACGTGGAGGCCGGACCCGCGGACGGGCCGCCGGTTCTCCTGCTGCACGGCGAGCCCACCTGGTCCTATCTCTACCGCAAGGTCATCCCGGTGCTCGCCGACGCCGGACTGCGCGCCATCGCGCCCGACCTGGTCGGCTTCGGCCGGTCCGACAAACCCGGCGACATGGTCGACCACACCTACCAGCGGCACGTCGAGTGGATGCGCGCGTTCGCCTTCGACGTGCTCGACCTGACCGACGTCACCCTGGTCGGCCAGGACTGGGGCGGCCTGATCGGCCTGCGGCTGGTCGCCGAGAACCCCGACCGGTTTTCCCGTGTCGTCGCGGCCAACACCGGCCTCCCCACCGGGGACACCGACATGCCGGAGATCTGGCACAAGTTCCGGGACACCATGGAGAACGCCCAGGTCATCGACGTCGGGCGATTCGTCCAGTCGGGCTGCCAGACCAAGCTGTCCGAGGAGGTGCGCGCCGCTTACGACGCGCCCTTCCCGAACGAGATGTACAAGGCGGCGCCCCGCGCGATGCCGTCACTCGTCCCGATCACCCCGGACGATCCGGCGTCGGCCGCCAACCGGGCCGCGCTGAAGGCGCTCTCCGAAATGGACAAGCCGTTCCTGGTCTCGTTCTCCGACGGCGACCCGATCACCGCGCCGTGGGGCCTCGAATTGCGGGGCTCGATGCGCGGCGCCCGTGAACTCGAGCATCCGACGATCACCGGCGCGGGTCACTTCCTGCAGGAGGACGCGGGTGTGCGGCTGGGCGAGGTCATCGCCCGGTTCGCGGCCTCCTGA
- a CDS encoding aspartate aminotransferase family protein, with the protein MTDADLLARHKAVLPSWLALYYDEPIEIVHAQDRRVIDSTGRSYLDFFAGILTNSMGYDVSAISDAVRKQLDTGILHTSTLYLIRSQVELAERIAKVSGIPDAKVFFTNSGTEANDTALMLATQYRRSNQVLAMRNSYHGRSFATVGITGNRGWSASSLSPVKVSYVHGGYQYRSPFRALSDTEYIDACVADLVDVLETGTSGDVACMIAEPIQGVGGFSSPPDGLFKAMKEVLDQYGILFISDEVQTGWGRTGEHYWGIQAHDVVPDAMTFAKGLGNGLAIGGLVARGDLVDCLTANSISTFGGNPVAMAGAAAVLDHIADHDLQANALARGNELLSGLRASGHPLIGDVRGKGLMIGVELVEPGGMTPNTGAAARMMEETKARGLLIGKGGLHGNVLRIAPPMTLTADEAAEGLGIIVDALAAIS; encoded by the coding sequence ATGACCGATGCGGACCTGCTGGCGCGGCACAAGGCGGTACTCCCGTCCTGGCTGGCGCTCTACTACGACGAGCCGATCGAGATCGTGCACGCGCAGGACCGCCGGGTCATCGACTCGACCGGGCGGAGCTACCTCGACTTCTTCGCGGGCATCCTGACGAACTCGATGGGCTACGACGTCTCGGCGATCAGCGACGCCGTGCGCAAGCAGCTCGACACCGGGATCCTGCACACCTCGACGCTGTACCTGATCCGCTCGCAGGTCGAACTGGCCGAGCGGATCGCGAAGGTCTCCGGCATCCCGGACGCGAAGGTGTTCTTCACCAACTCCGGGACCGAAGCCAACGACACCGCGCTGATGCTCGCCACCCAGTACCGGCGCAGCAACCAGGTGCTGGCGATGCGGAACTCGTACCACGGGCGGTCGTTCGCGACGGTCGGCATCACCGGCAACCGGGGCTGGTCGGCTTCGTCGCTCAGCCCGGTGAAGGTGAGCTACGTGCACGGCGGCTACCAGTACCGCAGCCCGTTCCGGGCGCTTTCGGACACCGAGTACATCGACGCCTGCGTCGCGGACCTGGTCGACGTGCTGGAGACGGGCACTTCGGGCGACGTCGCCTGCATGATCGCCGAACCGATCCAGGGCGTCGGCGGCTTCAGCTCACCGCCGGACGGCCTGTTCAAGGCGATGAAGGAGGTCCTCGACCAGTACGGGATCCTCTTCATCTCCGACGAGGTCCAGACCGGCTGGGGACGGACCGGGGAACACTACTGGGGGATCCAGGCGCACGACGTCGTCCCCGACGCGATGACCTTCGCGAAGGGCCTCGGCAACGGTCTCGCGATCGGTGGTCTCGTGGCACGCGGCGACCTCGTCGACTGCCTGACCGCGAACTCGATCTCGACCTTCGGTGGCAACCCGGTCGCGATGGCGGGTGCGGCCGCGGTGCTCGACCACATCGCCGACCACGACCTCCAGGCCAACGCGCTCGCGCGGGGCAACGAACTGCTGTCCGGCCTGCGCGCTTCGGGTCACCCGCTGATCGGAGACGTCCGCGGTAAGGGCCTGATGATCGGCGTCGAACTGGTCGAGCCGGGCGGTATGACGCCGAACACGGGGGCCGCGGCGCGGATGATGGAGGAGACCAAGGCGCGCGGGCTGCTGATCGGCAAGGGTGGGCTGCACGGCAACGTGCTCCGGATCGCGCCGCCGATGACGCTCACCGCCGACGAGGCCGCCGAAGGCCTCGGGATCATCGTGGACGCGCTGGCCGCCATCTCCTGA
- the serS gene encoding serine--tRNA ligase, with protein sequence MIDPRTLRDDPDVVRASQRARGEDEGVVDKLLSLDSRRRSSIAAANTLRAEQKSLGKLVPKAQGDERAALLAKGKDLAAQVKAAEVEQAEASEEFEQLHRVVPNLVHPEAPEGGEDDYVVLKHVGEPKKFDFKPKDHLELCEGLGALDMERGAKVSGSRFYFLTGIGAQLQLGLLNMAIAQATANGFTPMITPTLVRPEIMAGTGFLGAHSSEVYRLRDDDLYLVGTSEVPLAGYHADEILDLGKGPKRYAGWSSCYRREAGSYGKDTRGIIRVHQFDKVEMFVYTRPEDAEAEHARLLDWEEQMLAKIEVPYRVIDTATGDLGTSAYRKFDCEAWVPSQDTYRELTSTSNCTTFQARRLGIRYRDDDGRPQTVATLNGTLATTRWIVAILENHQLEDGSVRVPEALRPFLGGTEVLTPTSK encoded by the coding sequence GTGATTGACCCCAGGACTCTGCGCGATGACCCGGACGTCGTGCGCGCTTCGCAGCGCGCCCGTGGCGAGGACGAAGGAGTGGTCGACAAGCTGCTCTCCCTCGACTCCCGTCGCCGGTCTTCGATCGCCGCCGCCAACACGCTGCGCGCCGAGCAGAAGTCGCTGGGCAAGCTCGTCCCGAAGGCGCAGGGCGACGAACGGGCCGCGCTGCTCGCCAAGGGGAAGGACCTCGCCGCCCAGGTGAAGGCCGCCGAGGTCGAGCAGGCCGAGGCGTCGGAGGAGTTCGAGCAGCTGCACCGCGTGGTGCCGAACCTCGTCCACCCCGAAGCGCCCGAAGGCGGCGAGGACGACTACGTCGTGCTCAAGCACGTCGGCGAGCCGAAGAAGTTCGACTTCAAGCCGAAGGACCACCTCGAACTCTGCGAGGGCCTCGGCGCGCTCGACATGGAGCGCGGCGCGAAGGTCTCGGGTTCGCGGTTCTACTTCCTCACCGGCATCGGCGCCCAGCTGCAGCTCGGCCTGCTGAACATGGCCATCGCGCAGGCGACCGCGAACGGCTTCACGCCGATGATCACCCCGACCCTGGTCCGGCCGGAGATCATGGCGGGCACCGGTTTCCTCGGCGCGCACTCGTCGGAGGTCTACCGGCTGCGCGACGACGATCTGTACCTCGTCGGCACCTCCGAGGTCCCGCTCGCCGGCTACCACGCCGACGAGATCCTCGACCTCGGCAAGGGCCCGAAGCGCTACGCGGGCTGGTCGTCCTGCTACCGCCGCGAGGCCGGTTCGTACGGCAAGGACACCCGCGGCATCATCCGCGTCCACCAGTTCGACAAGGTCGAGATGTTCGTCTACACGCGTCCCGAGGACGCCGAGGCCGAGCACGCGCGCCTGCTGGACTGGGAAGAGCAGATGCTCGCCAAGATCGAGGTCCCGTACCGGGTGATCGACACCGCCACCGGTGACCTCGGCACCTCCGCGTACCGGAAGTTCGACTGCGAGGCGTGGGTGCCGTCGCAGGACACCTACCGCGAGCTGACCTCGACGTCGAACTGCACGACGTTCCAGGCCCGCCGTCTCGGCATCCGCTACCGCGACGACGACGGCCGCCCGCAGACCGTCGCCACCTTGAACGGCACGCTCGCCACCACCAGGTGGATCGTCGCGATCCTGGAGAACCACCAGCTCGAAGACGGTTCGGTCCGGGTGCCGGAAGCGCTTCGTCCCTTCCTCGGCGGAACCGAGGTGCTCACGCCGACATCGAAGTAG
- a CDS encoding DUF3558 family protein produces the protein MNRRRKPIAVLFAVVLLLGGCSETISGTASPVPGQGPVLTKAAPCSLLTPEHADALALKLPGVETKGDRSRQLPPMCLLSERDDSPHGVSLSITQSVDVTLNEFYAGAQPGEKFGIGGFTWTRYPSPLGPTACSLSTELGPSSFVELGSETQPGAAETTACDLALAAAPAIASKLPGGQPAPKIVAPPGQKKPEPSGPLLRVDPCALLKPDEAAKLAIAAGTPVDQKYLANPEDKGCEWKDSDGDKGQRPLNVTFFPSTAVADVAGLEGTPEETDLAGRKWTVRSNTALKYCTAALPITGTSTVKVSSGHGDDEAKACDLLRAALPTVSAALPADS, from the coding sequence ATGAACCGCCGCCGCAAGCCGATCGCCGTGCTGTTCGCGGTGGTCCTCCTGCTCGGCGGGTGTTCCGAGACGATCTCGGGTACGGCGTCGCCGGTGCCCGGCCAAGGGCCGGTGCTCACCAAGGCGGCGCCGTGCTCGTTGCTCACCCCGGAACACGCGGACGCGCTGGCCCTCAAGCTGCCCGGTGTCGAGACCAAGGGCGACAGGTCCCGGCAGCTCCCGCCGATGTGCCTGCTGTCCGAACGCGACGATTCACCGCACGGCGTGTCCCTCTCGATCACCCAAAGCGTCGACGTAACGCTGAACGAGTTCTACGCCGGTGCCCAGCCCGGCGAGAAGTTCGGCATCGGCGGCTTCACGTGGACGCGCTACCCGTCACCGCTCGGCCCGACGGCCTGCTCCCTCAGCACCGAACTCGGGCCGTCGTCGTTCGTCGAACTCGGCAGCGAGACCCAGCCGGGCGCGGCCGAAACCACGGCCTGCGACCTCGCGCTCGCCGCCGCCCCCGCGATCGCATCGAAGCTGCCCGGCGGGCAGCCTGCCCCGAAGATCGTCGCCCCTCCGGGGCAGAAGAAACCCGAGCCTTCCGGACCGCTGCTGCGGGTCGATCCGTGTGCGCTGCTGAAGCCGGACGAGGCCGCGAAGCTGGCCATCGCCGCGGGAACACCCGTCGACCAGAAGTATCTCGCCAATCCCGAGGACAAGGGCTGCGAGTGGAAGGACTCCGACGGCGACAAGGGACAGCGTCCGCTGAACGTGACGTTCTTCCCCTCGACGGCCGTCGCCGACGTCGCCGGGCTCGAAGGCACTCCCGAGGAGACGGACCTCGCCGGTCGCAAGTGGACGGTCCGGTCCAACACCGCCCTCAAGTACTGCACGGCCGCGCTGCCGATCACCGGGACGTCCACCGTGAAGGTCTCCAGCGGTCATGGGGACGACGAGGCGAAGGCCTGTGACCTGCTGCGGGCCGCGCTGCCGACGGTGAGCGCCGCGCTGCCCGCCGATTCGTGA
- a CDS encoding DUF3558 family protein, which yields MRFRNSLAIGLAVLTLGGCTSTVSGTASPVPGQGPVVTKAEPCALLSQEHATALGVTYPGEERAAKPEQKVPGVCRFRKLEDVRKASNLEVSLSKDLSLNEYMSGAQPGEKFGLGGFTWTRYATILGPKYCSLSTELTPDSFVEIASESPDHTEGNACDLAKAAAPAVASKLPGGQPNPQITAPPGQKPAEPGGPLVTTDPCAMLKPEQTAQLRLGPTGEPMKSSSDPNQVGCEWADTDGEKGEKAFDLWFYTTKAIDEAPSLITQGEPQDFDSGDRKWKLYTESGSKLCAAGISITATSTVAIIAGNLDDPAKACDVIKAAVPMLNGNLPASS from the coding sequence ATGCGGTTTCGGAATTCGCTCGCGATCGGACTGGCGGTGCTGACGCTCGGCGGCTGTACGTCGACGGTTTCAGGTACGGCCTCGCCGGTGCCGGGGCAGGGGCCGGTGGTCACGAAGGCCGAGCCGTGCGCGCTGCTGTCCCAGGAGCACGCGACGGCGCTGGGCGTCACGTATCCCGGTGAGGAACGTGCCGCCAAGCCCGAACAGAAGGTCCCCGGAGTCTGCCGGTTCCGAAAGCTCGAGGACGTGCGCAAGGCGTCGAACCTCGAGGTCTCGTTGAGCAAGGACCTGTCCTTGAACGAGTACATGAGCGGCGCGCAGCCGGGGGAGAAGTTCGGGCTCGGCGGTTTCACCTGGACGCGGTACGCCACCATCCTCGGTCCGAAATACTGCTCGCTGAGCACGGAGCTCACCCCGGACTCCTTCGTGGAGATCGCCAGCGAGAGCCCCGACCACACCGAGGGCAACGCGTGCGACCTGGCCAAGGCGGCGGCCCCGGCCGTGGCGTCGAAGCTGCCGGGTGGCCAGCCGAATCCGCAGATCACCGCTCCGCCGGGGCAGAAGCCCGCCGAGCCGGGCGGTCCGCTCGTGACCACCGACCCGTGCGCCATGCTCAAGCCGGAACAGACCGCCCAGCTGCGCCTCGGCCCCACCGGTGAGCCGATGAAGTCCTCCTCCGACCCGAACCAGGTCGGCTGCGAGTGGGCCGACACGGACGGCGAGAAGGGCGAGAAGGCTTTCGACCTGTGGTTCTACACGACGAAGGCGATCGACGAGGCTCCGTCGCTGATCACGCAGGGCGAGCCGCAGGACTTCGACTCGGGCGACCGCAAGTGGAAGCTGTACACCGAGTCGGGCAGCAAGCTGTGCGCGGCGGGCATCTCGATCACCGCGACGTCGACGGTGGCGATCATCGCGGGCAACCTCGACGACCCCGCGAAGGCGTGCGACGTCATCAAGGCCGCCGTTCCGATGCTGAACGGGAACCTGCCCGCGTCCTCCTAG
- the lhgO gene encoding L-2-hydroxyglutarate oxidase, which produces MTSVRYATSQPDDCQVAFRVTWSIVRTVVVIGGGIVGLATAWELTKRGLDVTVLEKEDRWAVHQTGHNSNVVHAGLYYKPGSFKARMSTAGNRSIVDFARQYGVPVEVCGKLVVATSEAELPALKVLAERAEANGVPAKLITPSEAREYEPEVSCVAALRVESTGIIDFPAVCAALVRLLDESDADLRLGTPALGIRPGRTGGVEVATGDEVLHADALVNCAGLHADRVARLAGLTPSARIVPFRGEYYELKPERRHLVRGLIYPVPDASLPFLGVHLTRMLDGSVHAGPNAVLALRREGYTWRDISAKDLAEVARFPGVWRLARKYAYPTGLDEVRRSFSRRRFAESLARLVPAVTEDDIVRHGSGVRAQALRPDGALVDDFLIETARNQVHVLNAPSPAATSALEIAKHIADEVSH; this is translated from the coding sequence CTGACATCGGTCAGGTACGCTACCAGTCAACCTGACGACTGTCAGGTTGCATTCCGGGTAACCTGGTCGATCGTGCGCACAGTCGTAGTCATCGGGGGCGGGATCGTCGGTCTCGCCACAGCCTGGGAACTGACCAAACGAGGCCTGGACGTCACGGTGCTCGAAAAGGAGGACCGCTGGGCGGTCCACCAGACCGGGCACAATTCGAACGTCGTGCACGCGGGGCTCTACTACAAGCCGGGTTCGTTCAAGGCGAGGATGTCCACCGCGGGCAATCGGTCCATTGTGGACTTCGCACGGCAGTACGGGGTGCCGGTCGAGGTGTGCGGCAAACTCGTCGTCGCCACCTCCGAAGCGGAGCTCCCGGCGCTGAAGGTGCTCGCCGAACGGGCCGAAGCGAACGGCGTCCCGGCCAAGCTGATCACGCCGAGCGAGGCCCGCGAGTACGAACCCGAGGTCTCGTGCGTCGCCGCCCTGCGCGTGGAGTCCACCGGCATCATCGACTTCCCCGCCGTCTGCGCCGCCTTGGTGCGGCTGCTCGACGAGTCCGACGCCGACCTGCGCCTCGGCACGCCCGCGCTGGGGATCCGCCCCGGCCGCACCGGCGGCGTCGAGGTGGCGACCGGCGACGAGGTGCTCCACGCGGACGCGCTCGTCAACTGCGCGGGCCTGCACGCGGACCGCGTCGCACGGCTCGCCGGGCTCACCCCGAGCGCGCGGATCGTGCCGTTCCGCGGCGAGTACTACGAGCTGAAGCCCGAACGCCGCCATCTGGTGCGCGGCCTGATCTACCCGGTCCCGGACGCGTCGCTGCCGTTCCTCGGCGTGCACCTGACCCGCATGCTCGACGGCAGCGTGCACGCCGGTCCCAACGCCGTGCTCGCGCTGCGCCGCGAGGGCTACACCTGGCGCGACATCTCCGCGAAGGACCTCGCCGAGGTCGCCCGCTTCCCCGGCGTCTGGCGGCTGGCGCGCAAGTACGCGTACCCGACCGGTCTCGACGAGGTCCGCCGGTCGTTCTCCCGCCGCCGCTTCGCCGAAAGCCTCGCGCGGCTCGTCCCCGCCGTCACCGAGGACGACATCGTGCGGCACGGCTCCGGTGTCCGGGCGCAGGCGCTGCGCCCGGACGGCGCGCTCGTCGACGACTTCCTGATCGAGACCGCGCGGAACCAGGTGCACGTCCTCAACGCGCCCTCACCGGCGGCGACCAGCGCGTTGGAGATCGCGAAGCACATCGCCGATGAGGTTTCGCACTAG
- a CDS encoding TetR/AcrR family transcriptional regulator → MSKDERRERILAAAARVFAASGYDAAGMREVATAAGISTPVLYDHFPSKAELYAGLLESEVDSLLAGWDGLPPSDTAEELLRARVAAIFAWMETNERGWRMIFAETPSDEGVAEVHRRGQARATGQLTEVFARIPRLALTADLPRDRANEALAEAAKSALNAIATWWWSNRDIPRDQVVALTTDLLWRGLGNLIQEDT, encoded by the coding sequence TTGAGCAAGGACGAACGCCGGGAGCGGATCCTGGCCGCGGCGGCGCGGGTGTTCGCCGCGTCCGGGTACGACGCGGCCGGGATGCGCGAGGTCGCGACCGCGGCCGGGATCAGCACTCCCGTGCTCTACGACCATTTTCCGTCCAAGGCGGAGCTGTACGCGGGACTACTGGAGTCCGAAGTGGACAGTCTGCTGGCAGGCTGGGACGGGCTGCCGCCGTCGGACACCGCCGAAGAGCTGCTGCGCGCCCGAGTCGCGGCGATCTTCGCCTGGATGGAGACGAACGAACGCGGCTGGCGGATGATCTTCGCCGAGACGCCGTCCGACGAGGGTGTCGCCGAGGTACACCGGCGCGGCCAGGCCAGGGCCACCGGGCAGCTGACCGAGGTGTTCGCCAGGATCCCGCGCCTGGCGCTGACCGCGGACCTGCCGCGCGACCGCGCGAACGAAGCGCTCGCCGAAGCGGCGAAGAGCGCGCTGAACGCCATCGCCACCTGGTGGTGGAGCAACCGCGACATCCCGCGGGACCAAGTCGTCGCGCTCACGACGGATCTGTTGTGGCGTGGTCTGGGGAATCTGATCCAGGAGGACACATGA
- a CDS encoding nuclear transport factor 2 family protein has protein sequence MSIDTTERYRRALETKDVELALSAFAPDAVIHSPLTSRVRFTGHAELKPLLEVAYSHLRDVRFHTDTGDASTRVVVYAARIGEEEIEEAAVLKLGEDGLITEVTLFVRPLPGIVTLMNAFGPDVARRNGRTFAARLLSVATKPLLAMVRSGDRRAVPLAGPRT, from the coding sequence ATGAGCATCGACACCACCGAGCGGTACCGCCGGGCCCTCGAGACCAAGGACGTCGAACTCGCGCTGAGCGCCTTCGCGCCCGACGCGGTCATTCACTCCCCGCTGACCAGCCGGGTCCGCTTCACCGGGCACGCGGAACTCAAGCCGCTGCTGGAAGTCGCCTACTCGCATCTGCGCGACGTGCGGTTCCACACCGACACCGGCGACGCGTCGACGCGGGTGGTCGTCTACGCCGCGCGGATCGGCGAGGAGGAGATCGAAGAGGCGGCGGTGCTGAAACTCGGCGAAGACGGGCTCATCACCGAGGTGACGCTGTTCGTGCGGCCGCTGCCGGGGATCGTCACGCTGATGAACGCCTTCGGCCCGGACGTCGCGCGCCGCAACGGGCGCACCTTCGCGGCCCGGCTGCTCTCGGTCGCCACGAAACCGCTGCTGGCCATGGTGCGGTCAGGCGACCGTCGCGCCGTCCCGCTCGCCGGCCCCCGAACCTGA
- a CDS encoding MFS transporter gives MNIGKGRKIGTVAVCVLAQLLIAIDLTVLHLVLPSLSEQLHPSTTEMLWIADAYGFALAGLLITMGNIGDRVGRKKLLLIGASLFGAASVITAYAPTPELLIAARALLGIAAATLMPSTLSIVRNVFTGKERAAVIGVSSGLTILGFGMGPLVGGFLLDHFWWGSVFLVNVPVVVVMVIAGALILPESKNPAPGRIDVPSVLLSVLGMVGIVYTIKEVAYQGWGHWDIAVAAVLGLGCLIAFVLRQPRLAEPLMDLKLFAQRAFSATVGTTILAMFAQLAVSLMFAQYLQLVVGWSPLKSGLAGLPGMGGAILGGVLAPLAIKALGRAVTIALGCAFSAVGFAMYSGIGVTIVYSDLLFAMIIFGVGLSLVLAVATDTVLGVVPKDRAGAASAISETATELGGALGIAILGSALGALYRRELVIPDGVPPEAAGAISDTLGGAVQVAAQLPPEQGALVLTTAKTAFVDGLQVTMLCSAGLMALVAVSALFTLRGVPKVLEDPEDASDAFSPLDASGSGAGERDGATVA, from the coding sequence ATGAACATCGGCAAGGGCCGCAAGATCGGCACCGTCGCGGTCTGCGTGCTGGCGCAGCTGCTGATCGCGATCGACCTGACCGTGCTGCATCTCGTGCTGCCGTCGCTTTCGGAGCAGCTGCATCCGTCGACGACGGAAATGCTGTGGATCGCCGACGCGTACGGGTTCGCGCTCGCCGGACTGCTGATCACGATGGGGAACATCGGCGACCGCGTCGGCCGCAAGAAGCTGCTGCTGATCGGGGCGTCGCTGTTCGGTGCCGCTTCGGTGATCACCGCGTACGCGCCGACGCCGGAACTCCTCATCGCCGCCCGCGCGCTGCTCGGGATCGCCGCCGCGACGCTGATGCCGTCGACGCTGTCGATCGTGCGGAACGTGTTCACCGGCAAGGAACGCGCGGCCGTGATCGGGGTTTCGAGCGGGCTGACGATCCTCGGTTTCGGCATGGGACCGCTCGTCGGCGGTTTCCTGCTCGACCATTTCTGGTGGGGTTCGGTGTTCCTGGTCAACGTGCCGGTGGTGGTGGTCATGGTGATCGCCGGCGCGCTGATCCTGCCCGAATCGAAGAACCCCGCGCCGGGCCGGATCGACGTGCCCAGCGTGCTGCTGTCCGTCCTCGGCATGGTCGGGATCGTCTACACGATCAAGGAAGTCGCGTACCAGGGCTGGGGGCACTGGGACATCGCCGTCGCCGCGGTGCTCGGGCTCGGCTGCCTGATCGCGTTCGTCCTGCGCCAGCCGCGGCTGGCCGAGCCGCTGATGGACCTGAAGCTGTTCGCGCAGCGGGCGTTCTCGGCGACCGTGGGCACCACGATCCTGGCGATGTTCGCGCAGCTCGCGGTCTCGCTGATGTTCGCGCAGTACCTGCAGCTGGTGGTGGGCTGGTCACCGCTGAAGTCCGGGCTCGCCGGACTGCCGGGGATGGGCGGCGCGATCCTCGGCGGTGTCCTCGCGCCGCTGGCGATCAAGGCGCTCGGCCGGGCGGTCACGATCGCGCTGGGCTGCGCGTTCTCGGCCGTCGGCTTCGCGATGTACTCGGGTATCGGCGTGACGATCGTCTACTCGGACCTGCTGTTCGCGATGATCATCTTCGGGGTCGGGCTTTCGCTGGTCCTCGCCGTCGCGACGGACACGGTGCTCGGTGTCGTGCCGAAGGACAGGGCGGGCGCGGCGTCGGCGATCTCCGAGACGGCGACCGAACTCGGCGGGGCGCTGGGGATCGCGATCCTCGGCAGTGCGCTCGGCGCGCTGTACCGGCGCGAACTCGTCATCCCGGACGGCGTGCCGCCCGAGGCCGCCGGGGCGATCTCGGACACGCTCGGCGGCGCCGTCCAGGTCGCGGCGCAGCTACCGCCCGAGCAGGGCGCCTTGGTCCTCACCACGGCGAAAACGGCGTTCGTCGACGGGTTGCAGGTGACGATGCTGTGCTCGGCGGGGTTGATGGCGCTGGTGGCGGTGAGCGCGCTGTTCACGCTGCGCGGGGTCCCGAAGGTGCTCGAAGACCCCGAAGACGCTTCGGATGCTTTTAGTCCTCTGGATGCGTCAGGTTCGGGGGCCGGCGAGCGGGACGGCGCGACGGTCGCCTGA
- a CDS encoding C45 family autoproteolytic acyltransferase/hydolase yields the protein MTYLAGSPEDFLAVRHLTLRGTQTEIGHALGAETKARSDWSPPPVDPIVARARRTWFARNWPQYAERTAGFAEAYGLPADAAVCFDNASALPAGSGCSALWTGSTLGRNYDFFTLSWSQLGAVMAGAEPVDDGAVPMASRPYVLTTIPDDGLASTSLSMSTVDGAMEGVNEAGLVVALLMADLEAATPLDHDPGPQAGLSVPQVCRYLLDTCENVDEAKEALMLAKQYTHGAPCHYIVADASGRGFVYERGAHDIEYFVEVEDGPLCVTNHLLHRHPDLEALPEDTPETMLTYQRLRTLTKEAESGPRDALDAVSVAIEPGAPWRTLWRTVLDPAARTMSTRFYLGDGEHGTARHSPELTFGASR from the coding sequence ATGACCTACCTCGCAGGCTCTCCCGAAGACTTCCTCGCCGTACGGCACCTGACGCTGCGCGGCACCCAGACCGAGATCGGCCATGCCCTCGGCGCCGAGACGAAGGCGCGTTCGGACTGGTCGCCGCCGCCGGTCGACCCGATCGTCGCCAGGGCGCGGCGGACCTGGTTCGCGCGGAACTGGCCGCAGTACGCCGAACGCACGGCCGGGTTCGCCGAGGCCTACGGGCTGCCTGCCGACGCGGCGGTCTGCTTCGACAACGCTTCGGCCCTGCCCGCCGGATCGGGCTGTTCTGCGCTGTGGACGGGGAGCACGCTCGGCCGGAACTACGACTTCTTCACCTTGAGCTGGTCCCAGCTCGGCGCGGTGATGGCGGGCGCGGAGCCGGTCGACGACGGGGCCGTCCCGATGGCGTCGCGACCCTACGTCCTGACCACGATCCCCGACGACGGCCTCGCCTCGACGTCGCTTTCGATGTCCACAGTGGACGGTGCGATGGAAGGGGTCAACGAGGCGGGACTCGTCGTCGCGCTGCTGATGGCCGACCTCGAAGCGGCCACGCCGCTGGATCACGATCCGGGGCCGCAGGCGGGGCTTTCGGTGCCCCAGGTCTGCCGATACCTGCTCGACACCTGCGAAAACGTCGACGAGGCCAAGGAAGCGCTGATGCTGGCCAAGCAGTACACGCACGGCGCGCCCTGCCACTACATCGTCGCGGACGCCTCCGGCCGCGGCTTCGTCTACGAGCGCGGGGCGCACGACATCGAGTACTTCGTCGAGGTCGAAGACGGACCGCTGTGCGTCACGAACCACCTGCTGCACCGCCATCCGGACCTCGAAGCACTGCCCGAGGACACACCGGAGACCATGCTCACCTACCAGCGGCTGCGCACCCTCACCAAGGAGGCGGAGTCCGGGCCGCGCGACGCGCTCGACGCGGTGTCCGTCGCGATCGAGCCCGGCGCGCCGTGGCGGACGTTGTGGCGCACCGTCCTCGACCCGGCGGCCCGCACCATGAGCACCCGGTTCTACCTGGGCGACGGCGAGCACGGCACCGCGCGGCACTCGCCGGAACTCACCTTCGGCGCTTCGCGATGA